The nucleotide window TGGACTGGAGATGCTTGCATTGCTCGCTGATAAGCTGTTGCATCATAAAACACTATACCTTATTATATCATTACAAATCTAGATCACTAATAATGTCGTACCAAGTTTTGGAGAAAAACTTCAATAAGGTTGAACAATCACTTTATCATCTTCAATAAAAACAAATGACCGGTTATATTTGGGTCCTACGTGGGCCCATTTTGGTGAAGCCCATGCAGAGGTCACTTCGTTTGTGTCTTGCAAAGGAGAATGACTTATATTAAATGGTTACATTGTGATAGTGACGATCCGTTTGAATAGCATAATACCACGtagaataaaattaatacatgaCATTATATTATTACATCATAGTGTCACCGTAAAGATGTATCCAGTTCATCCAAGTTGCTCACCTTGCACAAACGGTGATGCGACTTTGACTGCGTCTATCTCACTACTATTACATCATttatttaagaaaaattaataaaaatagtttaaaatttttgagttttaactataagGGTAAAtatcaggattgattttttaatgtaaaaatataatttttctttaaaataaacagttcagaagcttttcgttaaagtataCTTATTTAATTCTCCGAAACGGCCAAACGCAGCTatcaaaattctaattgaaaaaacaattaaaaaacagAAATCTAACCATGCAAATGTAACAAGTTGAAGGAGTTACCTGGATGGGAATTTGCACTTATCATGACCTGGATAGGAAAGAAAAAATACAGTTTACGTGAAGATCGCAATGAATCAGAAAAATGGATTTTCAGCATCTAAATCGAGCAGGAACCCATCTATGATTTAACTTTTAATGTccaattaaatttttttcccaaagaaaaaaagaagtgtaaataatattagaACCTACTGGGATTCAGAGAAGTGAGTGCGGCAGTGTTATCAAAGTTGCAACTATCGTCGGTCATGCCGTGTTTCAGAAAGTAGTCGTTGAAAGCGTAGGAGGCAGTGTTCTGGATGTCGGCGGGGTCGTAGCAGGGCCCACCTTGCTGGATTGGGCTGCAGTCGGCCCCACCAGGCCCGCATACCCAGTTCAGCGCCGTCAGCAGGGGGGCGTCCTCCGCGTTGTTCTTGGCCACGCACCACAGCTCGGTCGTAACCACGCCGTCCTTGGCCGTGGAAGGCAGGATCAAAAGGCAGAAGAGGGCGAGTGAGAGGATGATAGAGAAAGCGATGTTTTTGTgcattttgagagagagagagagagagagagaggtaatgAAATTGGCGTTTGCTTCTGGGTTTGGGAGAGACGGAGAAATCGAGAGAGGAGCTGAGGAGGGGAATAATATTATAGCCGTTTGTTTTGGTAAGCTAATATATTAATTGTGGAAGATGGGAGGCCGAACGGGGATGCAGAGGAAAAGTGACGGTTACTTGAGGAAGTAAAGGAAAGCAACTGAGCAAGTGACAGTGTGAGATCGACAAGCAAGACTGAGGGAGAACGCAATTACAGACTACACTATTACGTGTTAGAAGAGAGGTGGTCCTTTTGCAACTAATGTATACTTCCATTATGTATTTACCACCACGTATTCAAACTTACATAATTATCTGATAAATATTTGTCATATGATGTCACTTATTACGAGTTACACGAGAGTTTTTCAGTAGAGACTTAAGTAATGTAATTGTTAGAAACTATTGTTAGATACTTATAAAATCTCTGGGTTAAGCTAAGTTGTCAAACAATAAAAATGTGGACAAGTCTAGGTTTCCAAGATGAATAATGTGGCATGCCTCGATTTTTGTGTAAGTGGCACCTTACCTCATTTTCTGTATGTCATTTGACGTGCCTTGTTCCGTGTGTTGTTCTAGTTAGGCTTATAAGTTGAGCTACGTATTCTATTCAAATGTGGACGATGATACTTGTGTGTGATGTTTATGTCGCGTCTTGGTTTGACGTGCACAATAACTTTTGTGCTCTTCGATTTTGTGTTATGCTTTGATCTGTATTGATTATGAAATAAGTGATTTTAATATTATGCTGAAGgctattttttatataaattttgtgTTATGCTTTGATCTGTATTGATTATGAAATAAGTGATTTTAATATTATGCTGAAGgctattttttatataaatttggtGGTTGGTATTACTTTATTGAATATATCAGATACTtataaataattaagaaaattgtAATAATAGTTTctcaattttaactcaatttgAGCAATGgttcatcaactaaaaatctatgattattggtcccttaactcatcaaaatgtgcagctatggtcattttcgtcaggTTCGTTAGAATTCCATCAAAATAAGTCATGTTGGAAGGACAATTGCTACAATTTGGTtcaatttttctcatttggtttttcatattTACCCCTTGATTCAGCCTCACTTGTGTGGCACGtaactcattttgacggaaGTTCTAACGGAGTTAACAAAAATGACCATACCTGCACATTTTGACGAGTTAAAAAATCAATAGtgatagatttttagttgagggactattactccaattgggttaaaattgagggaccatgCTACAATTTCCTCTAAATGATTTAAGCCGATTTTGcttttaaattcaaaaataataatttagtttttttattgtgtgtgtgtgtgtgtgtgtgtgtgtgtattatatGAGAGATactgaagaaagttgagattccacTATAAATCAATTGGCAATGTGGAGAGTAgctcaacttacttataaggtACATTTtctcatcaatgtgagattcattctcaacacaccCCCTCAAGTGTGGTGAATTTTTAAGCCTAATGCGTGGACAACACAACCGGACGACGTGGAGCACTTGTGGCCATTTCGCTTCGCACATgggacaacctgctctgataccatgaaaaaaattgatgttTCTCTATAAAACCCATTGACAATATGAGAAAtagcccaacttacttataagcccatgcaaaaTCTCTCCTCTCATCActgtgggattcattctcaataCACCCCTTCACGTGTAGCGAATTTTCAAACCTAACACGTAAACAACACAACGAGGTGACTTGGAGAACgtgtggccgtttggcttcacacgtgaGACAaatctgctctgataccatgaaaaaagtttaagttccaccataaaatcaattagcaATATGGGAAATAGCCCAGCTTACTTATAAGCCCGTGCAATGTCTATCCTCTCATCAATATGGATTAATTCTCAAcaaatgctaaagagactctctcaaaagtggAACTCTCTATGGACTTTCTGCcaattcaatttttgagaaatgcTGAGGGAACTCTTCATGGATTCTCTGCTACCTCATGTTTTTTGctcaatgttttataatgttggcatgGAAATTGACATTACACTGTGAGGTGCTAGAGAGTTCATGGAGAACCCCATTTTTTTTAGAGTCTCCTTATCATTTCTCTCATGTGTTTCGTACAATATTTTGTAATGTTAACACGAAAATTGATGTTAAAATTGTAAAATAGTAGAGTCTATGTATTTACTCAAACTCTATATAACACTATTCGATTTAGCAATTGAGTAATGGTTGTAGGCTTTTAAGAAAAGCAAGCAACTgaggagaaaagaaaagtgTATTCTAAAGAGAAATTCAAGCTCCATTGAGCATGAAAATGAGAGTGAAATATTCATCACCTCATATACCACAAAACATGTTTCTCCTATTAAAGGAAGAGTGGGCTAGCTAGCTTTTTTCACTCTTCCTCTTGTTCCCACATCCAAGAGGCATCCTAAAGGAGATCTGAAGCCCCTTCACCAAGGGATGAACAAATTTGTGAAAGCATAGTAGTGCTTCAGAAGGTAGAGGCCAATCCCTTTCATCATCCCTCTCATTTTGTTTTGACTCGTCAAAAGAATTAGTCTTTAAAGAtctgtttttgctttttttttttttatttacatgcATGTCGTTGGATCAAAAATCCAAGTTTTCTTAAATTGTTTCCAACGATAAGTtgtaggagaaatttttcattatgaCCGGAACATGGgtgatacaccacgtgtttttatacaagtggttggaaattttatttttaaaattattaactttagaacacatatctcacaatttatatagtgacacgtggtgtaccaccccatattccgatcacactgaaaaatctcgaGTTGTAGGCCTTGACCCGAACTGAGGATCGCAACTGTGAAGCCAtaaataatcaagaggcgacacatggatttttgggttaaaatgacaaaattaccctcaaggcacatcgggattcctacgcgcgagcaatggataatcatccctcaatcaagtcaagggtgcccaaataggtaacaaattcaaagttatttcatctatcctcatcctatattttccacaaggtaattatttcataaccttcaaaatattacatataaattgtgttaattggctaattaatggatttatttcttattaatcCATTATataccaattaaatcacccatttcacaaaaaatatgccaaagggccggccaccttttCTCAAAAAGGGGACCATCCATGCTTAATATATTgaaccccattttctctaaaaacctaagtccacactcttgcaaaacttcaaaaactctctaaacacttttctctttaaattctaactttggcatcgaaggttcttcggccaaagcccccccccattcatcgtgtgTGTGTacttttgtccaagatcaaggaggaagaaatttgcatccacaaattgatgctttcattaagagttgagtcccacactcgtagaagactctcacaTCTAAGTTTTTTCTatttcttgtccatttgtagattttttgtacgtttttattattagaattttttatttacaaaaattctttgataaaacataaaagagaagtacaatggctagaaatttagaaaattcaaaaagtGAAAATTTCTATATTCAAGAGATGGGACCGCAGCGATCCAAgaggctaaatgtgacaataaatagagcagcaccaccaccacgggAACCATCGCAGTGGCCACCCGCGGAAAGGTTCATGGTGTCACCACCACGGCCCAAGCCTTGCCATCCAAGGCCCACGGCACCAAAGCCATGacccaagccatgtcactcTAAGCCCAATGCGAGCCCAACGCGTTGCTAAGTCGAGCCCTAACCTTGCATCCACGTGCGCCACacgccgagcagcccactcccatgGCCTAGCCTACTCCAGCTGAGCAGCTCAATCTCGTGGCCTAGTTTGCTACCGTTGAGCAACCCACTCTCATGGCCCAGCCTACTCTTGCCGAGCAACCCACTCTCGCAGCCCAATTTGCTCATGTGGCCTTCCAAATAGCCTAAATGgatccaagattagttcaactGTCCCGGCTTCAAATTTTCGGACTGACGATCGAACCAGGAGCATTTTCATCGTATTTTTctacggatttgacatttcccaactcaaatcttgtgtccggagtctaccac belongs to Malus sylvestris chromosome 17, drMalSylv7.2, whole genome shotgun sequence and includes:
- the LOC126610371 gene encoding PLASMODESMATA CALLOSE-BINDING PROTEIN 5-like; its protein translation is MHKNIAFSIILSLALFCLLILPSTAKDGVVTTELWCVAKNNAEDAPLLTALNWVCGPGGADCSPIQQGGPCYDPADIQNTASYAFNDYFLKHGMTDDSCNFDNTAALTSLNPSHDKCKFPSSLSASNASISSPSTAYGNGMGPSENLNGSNKISEQWIWPLVTSFLVIAYNTWAMG